The Athalia rosae chromosome 7, iyAthRosa1.1, whole genome shotgun sequence genome window below encodes:
- the LOC105683506 gene encoding phospholipase A1 VesT1.02-like: MSWYVVLLLSGLLCVAGVHSYYTPCSGSCTKEASSEVLAGMKLIFYNGRTENENVKIPIGEAGRLLSLIDSKKPTVIYVHGSYDNQSPRHATTVAVARAYVEAQTSNFVVLDWSNISGKSGSYLVASVPAVGSALAKVVATLADGGLTSSTLTLVGQGMGAHVVSYAGLYSPKKLTKIIGLDPTTNAPERTLSSKDAEYVFVIHTAVGGLGFRHNRGVPLQIGTADFYANNGRPVQPGCRATMTGDYCSHFRAAYLFAESVRNPTALGAVRCGDAESFNKKLCAGNSVEYLGAGTSKSASGRYYLSTSDRPPYAL, translated from the exons ATGAGCTGGTACGTCGTCCTTCTTCTCTCAGGACTCCTCTGCGTCGCAGGAGTTCATTCCTACTACACGCCGTGCTCGGGTTCTTGCA CCAAGGAGGCGTCCTCCGAAGTCCTGGCGGGAATGAAGCTGATATTTTACAACGG GCGAACGGAGAACGAAAACGTTAAAATTCCGATCGGGGAGGCCGGAAGACTTCTGAGTCTCATCGATTCTAAGAAACCAACGGTGATTTACGTCCACGGCAGCTACGACAACCAAAGTCCGAGGCACGCGACAACCGTAGCCGTTGCCAGAG CGTACGTCGAGGCCCAGACGAGCAACTTCGTCGTGCTCGACTGGAGCAATATTTCCGGCAAATCGGGTTCTTATTTAGTGGCGAGTGTACCGGCGGTGGGATCGGCCTTGGCGAAGGTCGTGGCGACGCTGGCGGATGGTGGTTTGACGTCGTCGACCTTGACTCTGGTTGGACAAGGAATGGGCGCTCACGTAGTGAGTTACGCTGGACTGTACTCGCCGAAAAAATTGACCAAAATCATCG gTCTCGACCCAACGACCAACGCACCCGAACGCACTCTGAGCAGCAAAGACGCCGAGTACGTCTTCGTCATCCACACGGCCGTTGGAGGTTTGGGATTTCGACACAACCGCGGCGTCCCCCTGCAGATCGGAACCGCTGATTTTTACGCCAACAACGGAAGACCCGTGCAACCGGGATGCCGGGCGACCATGACAGGCG ACTACTGCAGCCATTTCCGAGCGGCTTATTTGTTCGCGGAGTCCGTTCGCAACCCAACGGCCCTCGGTGCCGTCCGTTGCGGTGACGCCGAAtctttcaataaaaaattgtgcgCGGGAAACAGCGTGGAATACTTGGGAGCCGGGACTTCGAAATCCGC ATCGGGAAGATATTACCTGTCGACGAGCGACAGACCACCCTACGCCCTCTAG
- the LOC105693729 gene encoding aminopeptidase N-like, producing MTFAKVLPLVVLLVCQATASPLLRTELAQLKSLDRAAGEEYRLPNDTVPISYDIELDTNISPDNFLYHGRATIELTVLRPTANITLHSDLLTYNESLATLESEDGIPQNISSLSFDETHAFLIVSVDEELPVGNYSLTLYYTGELTNDMNGYYKSSYVNAEGNRTWLASTQFEATYARRAFPCYDEPGLKATFDIAIKHYSDYHALSNMPVASSLADPADGKNWTRFERTPRMSTYLIAFIVSDFEAIKNFDGTYNVWTKPTAIARGRWAFDVGQLELAALERYTGVNYTLPKMDQASIPDFEAGAMENWGLVTYRESMFLYTENVSTTATKQSIASTISHEFGHQWFGDLVSPAWWKYLWLNEGFATFFEWITTDEAGENWRMSDQFVIKDLQSSAFVVDSSPNSHPMNVDVWTPGQISNIFDTISYAKAGCVIRMMSHFLTEYVFRDGLKKYLDANAYGAATSDDLFAALEEAKREAGILPHVDVKEVMDTWVNQMGYPVVTVTRNYTTSTAEVSQERYLSVNATTTDDHDYKWWIPLNWASEASPYFNETVPTSWIRAQDESVIKSGFDPEGWIILNIQQTGFYRVNYDERNWAYIAKYLNSESYGNIHVLNRAALIDDALNLATTNRVSYTTVFNILAYLQREVDYVPWYAAFTGLTYIDRYLANTEQYGQFRIFTAFLMEAAFESVGIKEAADDDHVTRLHRINVVNYACRYGLQDCRDAAQKSLNDWLDDPAANPLSSDLISNTICAGLRNANATLWNKTLEAYFASNSSADQRALLVGLGCSEDATIINDWLHAIIDPSTNLSTSASYSAFTYVYQGSPYNVERAFDFLEANFNETLEYFGRASRIETFVEGISYRITTETQQAKLKAFLNAHSDVLGSSSIASSLQLIETNLAWSYSHIGEINDWLVTVLPGIINPVTPTDPTPTSEETPTTSEETPTTEEDTDGKGAGSALTASFGVFVAILAALYLK from the exons ATGACCTTCGCGAAGGTCTTGCCCCTGGTGGTCCTGCTGGTGTGCCAGGCCACCGCCAGTCCGTTGCTTCGTACGGAATTGGCCCAACTAAAATCGTTGGATCGCGCGGCCGGCGAGGAATATCGGCTGCCGAACGACACGGTACCAATTTCAtacgacatcgaactggacaCCAACATCAGCCCCGACAATTTCTTATACCACGGTCGGGCCACGATAGAACTGACAGTTTTGAGACCGACCGCCAACATCACTCTGCACTCGGATCTATTGACGTACAACGAGAGCCTCGCCACCCTCGAGTCGGAGGACGGGATCCCCCAAAACATATCGAGCCTCAGTTTCGACGAGACTCACGCCTTTCTTATCGTCTCCGTCGACGAGGAACTCCCAGTTGGAAATTATTCCCTCACGCTGTATTACACCGGCGAATTGACCAACGACATGAACGGCTATTACAAAAGTTCGTACGTCAACGCCGAAGGGAACCGGAC ATGGCTAGCCAGCACGCAATTCGAGGCGACCTACGCTCGCCGGGCGTTCCCGTGCTACGACGAACCCGGACTAAAAGCGACCTTCGACATCGCCATAAAACACTATTCGGATTACCACGCGCTCTCGAACATGCCGGTCGCCTCGAGCCTCGCCGATCCCGCGGACGGGAAGAACTGGACCCGCTTCGAGAGGACGCCGCGCATGTCCACCTACCTGATCGCCTTCATCGTCTCGGACTTCGAGGCCATCAAGAACTTCGACGGTACCTACAACGTGTGGACGAAACCGACGGCCATCGCCCGGGGGCGCTGGGCCTTCGACGTCGGCCAATTGGAACTCGCCGCACTCGAACGTTACACGGGCGTGAACTACACGCTGCCGAAAATGGACCAGGCCTCGATCCCGGACTTCGAAGCCGGCGCCATGGAGAACTGGGGGCTGGTCACTTACAG GGAGTCGATGTTCCTCTACACCGAAAACGTGAGCACGACGGCTACGAAACAGTCGATAGCGTCGACCATCTCCCACGAATTCGGCCACCAGTGGTTCGGCGACCTGGTCAGTCCGGCCTGGTGGAAGTACCTCTGGCTCAACGAAGGATTCGCTACTTTCTTCGAATGGATAACAACCGACGAG gcaggtgaaaattggcggaTGTCCGACCAGTTCGTAATCAAAGATCTCCAATCGAgcgcgttcgtcgtcgacaGTTCTCCGAACTCCCACCCCATGAACGTCGACGTATGGACCCCGGGTCAGATCAGCAACATTTTCGACACCATATCCTACGCCAAAG CCGGCTGTGTGATCCGCATGATGTCGCACTTTTTGACCGAGTACGTCTTCAGGGATGGTTTAAAGAAATATTTGGACGCCAA CGCGTACGGCGCGGCGACGTCGGACGACCTCTTCGCGGCGTTGGAGGAGGCCAAGCGGGAGGCCGGCATCCTGCCGCACGTCGACGTCAAGGAGGTGATGGACACCTGGGTGAACCAGATGGGATACCCGGTTGTCACGGTCACCAGAAACTACACGACGAGCACCGCCGAGGTCTCCCAGGAGCGTTATCTGAGCGTGAACGCCACCACGACCGACGACCACGACTACAAATGGTGGATCCCCCTGAACTGGGCCTCCGAAGCTAGCCCCTATTTCAACGAGACCGTCCCCACCAGCTGGATCCGCGCCCAGGACGAGAGCGTCATCAAGAGCGGTTTCGACCCCGAGGGGTGGATCATTCTGAACATACAGCAAACCG GCTTCTACCGGGTGAACTACGACGAAAGGAACTGGGCCTACATCGCCAAGTATCTGAACAGCGAATCCTACGGTAATATTCACGTCCTGAACCGCGCGGCGCTCATCGACGACGCACTCAATCTCGCTACGACGAACCGCGTCTCCTACACAACGGTATTCAACATACTCGCCTATCTCCAACGCGAAGTCGACTACGTTCCCTGGTACGCGGCCTTCACCGGATTAACTTACATCGACCGTTACTTGGCGAACACGGAACAGTACGGACAGTTCAGG atTTTCACGGCGTTCCTGATGGAGGCCGCTTTCGAGTCCGTTGGAATCAAGGAGGCGGCGGACGACGACCACGTGACCCGCCTGCACAGGATCAACGTCGTAAACTACGCCTGCCGATACGGCCTCCAGGATTGCAGAGACGCGGCCCAAAAGTCGCTCAACGATTGGCTCGACGATCCCGCGGCTAATCC CCTCTCCTCGGATTTGATCAGCAACACGATCTGCGCAGGATTGCGCAACGCCAACGCTACCCTGTGGAACAAAACTTTGGAGGCTTATTTCGCTTCGAATTCGAGCGCCGATCAGAGAGCGCTGTTGGTCGGTCTCGGTTGCAGCGAGGACGCGACGATAATCAACGATTGGCTCCACGCCATCATAGATCCCTCGACGAATCTGAGCACCTCGGCGTCGTACTCGGCCTTCACCTACGTCTATCAGGGAAGTCCTTACAACGTTGAACGCGCCTTCGATTTCCTTGAGGCGAACTTCAACGAAACGCTCGAATA CTTCGGTAGGGCGTCGAGGATCGAAACTTTCGTCGAGGGGATCAGCTACAGGATCACGACCGAGACCCAGCAGGCCAAG CTCAAGGCGTTCTTGAACGCCCATTCGGACGTCCTCGGCAGCTCCTCGATAGCGAGTTCCTTGCAATTGATAGAGACCAATCTCGCCTGGTCCTATTCGCATATTGGAGAAATAAACGATTGGCTCGTCACCGTACTACCGGGTATAATAAATCCGGTGACCCCCACCGACCCTACGCCAACAAGCGAGGAAACTCCGACAACAAGCGAGGAAACTCCGACGACGGAAGAGGACACCGATGGAAAGGGTGCCGGGTCTGCTTTGACGGCGTCGTTCGGTGTCTTTGTAGCAATTTTGGCAGCTCTGTACCTCAAGTAG